One region of Anaeromyxobacter paludicola genomic DNA includes:
- a CDS encoding efflux RND transporter periplasmic adaptor subunit, with protein sequence MTLRFCFSPTTLLAALAGIAVLASGCSRAAPPKAPPPAAVTVTPVVRQDVPVNVEAVATVDGYANVDIRARVRGFLERQHYDDGATVKEGQLLFTVERSEYEAALASARAALSRALAAQAHGRTQLERRTALAKVDGLSQQELEDAQAQARDADGQVEAARAQVRQAELNLSYTAIRAPIGGVAGLAQVRAGNLVGQDGPTLLTTVSQVDPVRVTFPLSEVDYVRAPDRLKKLAGRDLAWARRQFPRLDQGQPGDGGDPGVELLLSDGKPYAHRGVIVAANRQVDPTSGTIQLQALFPNPDHALRPGQYGRVRLRQEGAGGNVLVVPEKSLVQLQGTYSLAVVGPDAKVQLRQVKVGPNVGALRIVEAGVSEGERVVVDGLQAARDGATVAPKDLTATAANLPAPAAPATGRP encoded by the coding sequence ATGACCCTCCGCTTCTGCTTCAGCCCCACCACCCTCCTCGCGGCCCTCGCCGGCATCGCCGTCCTGGCCTCCGGCTGCTCCAGGGCCGCCCCGCCCAAGGCGCCGCCGCCCGCGGCGGTCACGGTCACGCCGGTGGTCCGCCAGGACGTCCCGGTGAACGTCGAGGCGGTCGCCACCGTGGACGGCTACGCCAACGTGGACATCCGGGCGCGGGTGCGCGGCTTCCTCGAGCGGCAGCACTACGACGACGGCGCCACCGTGAAGGAGGGGCAGCTCCTCTTCACCGTCGAGCGGAGCGAGTACGAGGCGGCCCTGGCGAGCGCCCGCGCCGCGCTCTCCCGCGCCCTCGCCGCGCAAGCCCACGGCAGGACGCAGCTCGAGCGGCGCACCGCCCTCGCCAAGGTGGACGGCCTGAGCCAGCAGGAGCTCGAGGACGCCCAGGCGCAGGCCCGCGACGCCGACGGCCAGGTGGAGGCGGCCCGCGCGCAGGTCCGCCAGGCGGAGCTCAACCTCTCCTACACCGCCATCCGCGCCCCGATCGGCGGCGTGGCCGGCCTGGCGCAGGTGCGCGCCGGCAACCTCGTCGGCCAGGACGGGCCCACCCTGCTCACCACCGTGTCCCAGGTGGATCCGGTCCGCGTCACCTTCCCGCTCTCCGAGGTGGACTACGTCCGCGCCCCGGACCGGCTGAAGAAGCTCGCCGGCCGCGACCTCGCCTGGGCGCGGCGGCAGTTCCCCCGCCTCGACCAGGGCCAGCCCGGCGACGGCGGCGACCCGGGGGTGGAGCTCCTCCTCTCCGACGGCAAGCCCTACGCGCACCGGGGCGTGATCGTGGCCGCCAACCGGCAGGTGGATCCCACCAGCGGCACCATCCAGCTCCAGGCGCTCTTCCCCAACCCCGACCACGCGCTCCGCCCGGGCCAGTACGGCCGCGTGCGGCTGCGGCAGGAGGGGGCGGGCGGCAACGTGCTCGTGGTCCCGGAGAAGTCGCTGGTGCAGCTGCAGGGCACCTACTCGCTCGCGGTGGTGGGGCCGGACGCCAAGGTGCAGCTGCGCCAGGTGAAGGTCGGCCCGAACGTCGGCGCGCTCCGGATCGTCGAGGCGGGCGTCTCCGAGGGCGAGCGGGTGGTGGTGGACGGGCTGCAGGCGGCGCGCGACGGCGCCACCGTGGCGCCGAAGGACCTGACCGCCACCGCCGCGAACCTGCCGGCCCCGGCCGCGCCCGCGACCGGCCGGCCCTGA
- a CDS encoding TetR/AcrR family transcriptional regulator has translation MSETMARAALSQAKQQQILAGARAVFLEVGFERASVDVMAARAGVSKATVYSHFQDKKALFVACSIEQSAGMRQGVLQLLEASSGDLENDLLRLGETVMRYVLSRDAIALRRVVVAEASRFPELGRALWEDGACCMRTRFSEFLQKWVDAGVLRIADLSAASGQFLALCRGELYLLTELGVVDVPADEQIRETVRGAVQVFLRAYRA, from the coding sequence ATGTCCGAGACGATGGCTCGCGCCGCGCTCTCACAAGCGAAGCAGCAGCAGATCCTGGCCGGCGCCCGGGCCGTCTTCCTCGAGGTCGGCTTCGAGCGCGCCAGCGTGGACGTCATGGCCGCGCGCGCCGGGGTCTCGAAGGCGACGGTCTACAGCCACTTCCAGGACAAGAAGGCGCTCTTCGTGGCGTGCTCGATCGAGCAGTCGGCGGGCATGCGGCAAGGCGTCCTCCAGCTCCTCGAGGCCTCGAGCGGCGATCTGGAGAACGACCTGCTCCGCCTCGGCGAGACGGTGATGCGCTACGTGCTCTCGCGCGACGCCATCGCCCTGCGCCGCGTGGTCGTCGCCGAGGCGTCGCGCTTCCCGGAGCTGGGGCGCGCGCTCTGGGAGGACGGCGCCTGCTGCATGCGCACCCGGTTCTCGGAGTTCCTGCAGAAGTGGGTGGACGCGGGGGTGCTGCGCATCGCCGATCTCTCGGCCGCCTCGGGCCAGTTCCTCGCGCTCTGCCGCGGCGAGCTCTACCTCCTCACCGAGCTCGGGGTCGTCGACGTCCCCGCCGACGAGCAGATCCGCGAGACCGTCCGCGGCGCCGTCCAGGTGTTCCTGCGGGCGTACCGGGCCTGA
- a CDS encoding TolC family protein — protein MKIRTLFLLRALPAAAALGLAAPAHALQPLEVFVRGARTASPDAREARANTALSGAQSAAALSRLLPGVSVAGTYTRNQYESALPLGNGQLAVLTPEESWDASAVLSVPLADLGNFARAGAARTAERAARLSEEDVALQDEALAAQDYFQVLADRGLVESSQRALDVARATLTLTQQQRAAGAVAGLDVDRAQAEVERQVQQLAAAQLRLELDARALASLTGVAPELTGPVALADDLREEPPLESFVPADQALPGLAAAVETRRAQEETARAQRLSLLPSLAGTLSERATTAPGAHDTAYQAVVGLRWSFDGTSLASIRAEDARLDATAAREVRARLATHDAIHRTWNTVKSDIARSRSARAQAEVSQRAADLARDRYRLGAAAQLDLLQAQRDAFAADVNRIQADADLVNARAQLRVAAGRSLLSHD, from the coding sequence GTGAAGATCCGGACTCTTTTTCTTCTCCGCGCCCTCCCCGCCGCCGCTGCCCTCGGGCTCGCCGCCCCGGCGCACGCCCTCCAGCCGCTGGAGGTCTTCGTCCGCGGCGCCCGCACCGCCTCGCCCGACGCTCGCGAGGCCCGCGCCAACACCGCCCTCTCCGGCGCCCAGTCGGCCGCGGCGCTGAGCCGGCTCCTGCCGGGCGTGTCGGTCGCGGGCACCTACACCCGCAACCAGTACGAGTCGGCGCTCCCGCTCGGCAACGGCCAGCTCGCGGTGCTCACGCCGGAGGAGTCCTGGGACGCCTCGGCCGTCCTCTCCGTGCCGCTCGCCGACCTCGGCAACTTCGCGCGCGCCGGCGCCGCCCGGACCGCGGAGCGCGCCGCGCGGCTCTCCGAGGAGGACGTCGCCTTGCAGGACGAGGCGCTGGCGGCGCAGGACTACTTCCAGGTGCTCGCCGACCGCGGCCTCGTCGAGTCCTCTCAGCGCGCGCTCGACGTGGCGCGGGCCACCCTCACCCTCACGCAGCAGCAGCGCGCCGCCGGCGCCGTGGCCGGCCTCGACGTGGACCGCGCCCAGGCCGAGGTGGAGCGGCAGGTCCAGCAGCTCGCCGCCGCGCAGCTCCGGCTCGAGCTCGACGCCCGCGCCCTCGCCTCGCTCACCGGCGTCGCGCCGGAGCTGACCGGCCCGGTGGCGCTCGCCGACGACCTGCGCGAGGAGCCGCCGCTCGAGTCCTTCGTGCCCGCCGACCAGGCCCTGCCCGGCCTCGCCGCCGCCGTCGAGACGCGGCGCGCGCAGGAGGAGACGGCCAGGGCGCAGCGGCTCTCGCTGCTCCCCTCGCTCGCCGGCACGCTCTCGGAGCGCGCCACCACCGCGCCCGGCGCCCACGACACGGCGTACCAGGCGGTGGTGGGGCTGCGCTGGAGCTTCGACGGCACGAGCCTCGCGTCCATCCGCGCCGAGGACGCCCGGCTCGACGCCACGGCCGCGCGCGAGGTGCGGGCCCGGCTCGCCACCCACGACGCCATCCACCGGACCTGGAACACCGTGAAGAGCGACATCGCCCGCAGCCGTTCGGCCCGCGCGCAGGCCGAGGTGAGCCAGCGCGCCGCCGACCTCGCCCGCGACCGCTACCGCCTGGGCGCCGCCGCCCAGCTCGACCTGCTCCAGGCCCAGCGCGACGCCTTCGCCGCCGACGTGAACCGGATCCAGGCCGACGCCGATCTGGTGAACGCCCGCGCGCAGCTCCGGGTGGCCGCCGGCCGCTCCCTCCTCTCCCACGACTGA
- a CDS encoding PAS domain-containing sensor histidine kinase, with protein MSHEDSQALPEAPHPREQELRVQEEQLRLCIEHAPAAIALFDREMRYLAVSRRYLADYRVGPSLIGRSHYEVFPELPERWKEIHRRCLAGAVELAENDEFLRADGSVDYLRWELRPWREASGEVGGLVLFSEVITDRKREQEELRAERERARRRADEVQALLDAVPAVVFITRDPQARHMEGNRFGSETLRVRPGENVSRSAPEPNPALGFRLTRDGVEIPAEELPVQRAARTGRDVRGCAYDLSFEDGTVRHLVGNAAPLRDAAGRPAGAVGAFLDVTEQRQLEEQFHQAQKLESIGRLAGSVAHDFNNLLTVILTCAEGLSGALDARRPVDPEDVQQIREAGERARDLTRRLLAFARKQDVAPVRLDLGAAVLGAEKLLRRALEGRALEVEVEPGLWPVRADPSQVEQVLMNLAVNARDAMPDGGRLSIRVANLPGPGAGAGRPEPSDFVELTVRDTGVGMSPEALKHLYEPFFTTKPRGSGTGLGLATVYGIVKQCAGDLQVASEPGRGTTFRIRLPRLLEP; from the coding sequence ATGAGTCACGAGGACAGCCAGGCCCTCCCCGAGGCGCCGCACCCGCGCGAGCAGGAGCTCCGCGTGCAGGAGGAGCAGCTGCGGCTCTGCATCGAGCACGCGCCGGCCGCCATCGCCCTCTTCGACCGCGAGATGCGCTACCTCGCGGTGAGCCGGCGCTACCTCGCCGACTACCGCGTGGGCCCGTCGCTCATCGGGCGGAGCCACTACGAGGTCTTCCCCGAGCTGCCGGAGCGCTGGAAGGAGATCCACCGCCGCTGCCTCGCCGGGGCGGTCGAGCTCGCGGAGAACGACGAGTTCCTGCGCGCCGACGGCAGCGTGGACTACCTCCGCTGGGAGCTCCGGCCCTGGCGCGAGGCCTCGGGGGAGGTGGGCGGGCTGGTCCTCTTCAGCGAGGTGATCACCGACCGCAAGCGCGAGCAGGAGGAGCTCCGGGCCGAGCGCGAGCGGGCCCGCCGGCGCGCCGACGAGGTGCAGGCGCTCCTCGACGCGGTGCCGGCGGTGGTGTTCATCACCCGCGACCCCCAGGCCCGCCACATGGAGGGCAACCGCTTCGGCTCCGAGACGCTGCGGGTCCGGCCGGGGGAGAACGTCTCCCGCAGCGCGCCCGAGCCCAACCCGGCCCTCGGCTTCCGGCTCACGCGCGACGGCGTGGAGATCCCGGCGGAGGAGCTCCCGGTCCAGCGGGCGGCGCGCACCGGGCGGGACGTCCGCGGCTGCGCCTACGACCTGAGCTTCGAGGACGGGACGGTCCGCCACCTCGTCGGCAACGCCGCGCCGCTGCGCGACGCCGCCGGCCGGCCCGCCGGCGCGGTGGGCGCCTTCCTCGACGTCACCGAGCAGCGGCAGCTCGAGGAGCAGTTCCACCAGGCCCAGAAGCTCGAGAGCATCGGCCGGCTCGCCGGGAGCGTGGCCCACGACTTCAACAACCTGCTCACGGTGATCCTGACCTGCGCCGAGGGGCTCTCGGGGGCGCTCGACGCGAGGCGCCCGGTGGACCCGGAGGACGTGCAGCAGATCCGGGAGGCCGGGGAGCGGGCGCGCGATCTCACGCGGCGGCTGCTCGCGTTCGCGCGGAAGCAGGACGTCGCGCCGGTCCGACTCGACCTCGGGGCGGCCGTGCTGGGCGCCGAGAAGCTCCTGCGGCGGGCGCTGGAGGGGCGAGCGCTCGAGGTCGAGGTCGAGCCGGGGCTCTGGCCGGTGCGCGCCGATCCGAGCCAGGTGGAGCAGGTCCTCATGAACCTCGCCGTGAACGCGCGCGACGCCATGCCGGACGGCGGCCGGCTCTCGATCCGCGTCGCCAACCTGCCGGGGCCCGGCGCCGGGGCGGGGCGGCCGGAGCCCTCGGACTTCGTCGAGCTCACGGTGCGCGACACCGGGGTGGGCATGAGCCCGGAGGCGCTGAAGCACCTCTACGAGCCGTTCTTCACCACCAAGCCGCGCGGGAGCGGCACCGGGCTCGGCCTCGCCACCGTGTACGGGATCGTGAAGCAGTGCGCCGGGGACCTGCAGGTCGCGAGCGAGCCGGGGCGGGGCACCACCTTCCGGATCCGGCTGCCGCGGCTGCTCGAGCCGTAG
- a CDS encoding efflux RND transporter permease subunit, with product MSNFFIRRPIVAIVIAIATVLVGAISLLGLPISQFPQILPPQINLSAVYTGADALTVEQSVATPIEQQMNGVDQSLYIKSTNANDGTMQQQVTFDVGTNIDIDNVLVQNRFSQAQPFLPNDVKNVGVTIKKSLNFPLIVVSLYSPDGRYDAKFLGNYAVINLNDALLRLKGVGDIRNLGGGDYAMRIWVKPDVLARLGLTVGDVQNAIRAQNVVNPAGQVGGEPAPEGQQFSYTVRAQGRLVTPEEFGNILVRQNPDGSAVRVRDVARVELGTATYSMSGRFNGKPAAIVAVFQAPGSNALDVAASVRQTMEQLKAQFPPGMSYEVSLDTTAPVKAGIQEILLTLFEAILLVVLVVFVFLQSWRATLIPLLTVPVSLVGAFAVFPLLGFSINTLSLFGLVLAIGLVVDDAIVVVEAVEHHIERGLPPREATKKAMSEVSGPVIGIALILAAVFVPVAFLSGITGRLYQQFALTIAVSVLISAFNALTLSPALSAILLRPRSHAPKGWLGKAGAGFNRWFEGVTHSYVSINRRLIRKLAIPLVLLAGVAGLAAAVGGKLPSGFLPTEDNGYAVTVVQLPDAASLQRTQEVFRQVEDVLAKTPGVRFFNTISGYSSLSGASASYLGTAFIMFQPWDQRASKDMEAGEIVKRLNGAFSKIQGARVFAITPPAIPGISAAGGFSMMLQDRSGGPVEFLAENVQKFLAEARKRPELQNVVPNFSPAVPQVFAEVDKEKAMKQGVAIGDVYAALQSFLGGSYVNDFTRFGRQWKVYVQAEPEFRRSPDDLKSFYVKAGNGQMVPLSSFVTVRNAAGPEYTVRFNLYRAAEIIGAPAPGYSSGQALAALEDVAGKTLSPGMGYAWNSLSYQEKTAQGGTAKVLGLSLVFVFLILAALYESWSLPFSVLLSTPIAVLGAYLGILSRRFDNNVYAQIGLVMLVGLTAKNAILIVEFAKAELEKGRPLVQAALEGARLRLRPILMTSFAFIFGCIPLWIAEGAGAAARQVMGTVVVAGMLAATLFGVFFIPSLFVFVERLAGKGRHAPPAAGNEPPALEERTEKAAS from the coding sequence ATGTCGAACTTCTTCATCCGCCGGCCCATCGTGGCCATCGTGATCGCCATCGCCACCGTGCTGGTGGGGGCGATCTCGCTCCTCGGGCTGCCCATCTCGCAGTTCCCGCAGATCCTGCCGCCGCAGATCAACCTCTCCGCCGTCTACACCGGCGCCGACGCGCTCACGGTGGAGCAGTCGGTGGCGACGCCGATCGAGCAGCAGATGAACGGCGTGGACCAGTCGCTCTACATCAAGTCCACGAACGCCAACGACGGGACGATGCAGCAGCAGGTCACGTTCGACGTCGGCACCAACATCGACATCGACAACGTCCTCGTCCAGAACCGCTTCTCGCAGGCGCAGCCGTTCCTGCCGAACGACGTGAAGAACGTCGGCGTCACCATCAAGAAGTCGCTCAACTTCCCGCTCATCGTGGTGTCGCTCTACTCGCCCGACGGGCGCTACGACGCCAAGTTCCTCGGCAACTACGCCGTCATCAACCTCAACGACGCGCTCCTCCGGCTCAAGGGCGTGGGCGACATCCGCAACCTGGGCGGCGGCGACTACGCCATGCGCATCTGGGTGAAGCCCGACGTGCTGGCGCGCCTGGGCCTCACCGTGGGCGACGTCCAGAACGCCATCCGGGCCCAGAACGTGGTGAACCCGGCCGGCCAGGTGGGCGGCGAGCCGGCGCCGGAGGGCCAGCAGTTCTCGTACACCGTCCGCGCCCAGGGGCGGCTCGTCACGCCGGAGGAGTTCGGCAACATCCTCGTCCGCCAGAACCCCGACGGCTCGGCGGTGCGGGTGCGCGACGTGGCCCGGGTGGAGCTCGGCACCGCCACCTACTCGATGTCCGGCCGCTTCAACGGCAAGCCGGCCGCCATCGTGGCCGTCTTCCAGGCCCCGGGCTCGAACGCCCTCGACGTGGCGGCGAGCGTCCGGCAGACGATGGAGCAGCTCAAGGCGCAGTTCCCGCCGGGCATGAGCTACGAGGTCTCGCTCGACACCACCGCGCCGGTGAAGGCGGGCATCCAGGAGATCCTGCTCACGCTCTTCGAGGCCATCCTCCTCGTGGTGCTGGTGGTCTTCGTCTTCCTGCAGAGCTGGCGCGCCACGCTCATCCCGCTGCTCACCGTGCCGGTGTCGCTCGTCGGCGCCTTCGCCGTCTTCCCGCTGCTCGGCTTCTCCATCAACACCCTGTCGCTCTTCGGGCTCGTGCTCGCCATCGGCCTGGTGGTGGACGACGCCATCGTGGTCGTCGAGGCGGTGGAGCACCACATCGAGCGCGGCCTCCCGCCGCGCGAGGCGACGAAGAAGGCCATGAGCGAGGTCTCCGGGCCGGTGATCGGCATCGCCCTCATCCTGGCCGCGGTCTTCGTGCCGGTGGCCTTCCTGAGCGGCATCACCGGCCGGCTCTACCAGCAGTTCGCGCTCACCATCGCGGTGTCGGTGCTCATCTCGGCCTTCAACGCCCTGACGCTCAGCCCGGCCCTGTCGGCGATCCTCCTCCGGCCGCGCAGCCACGCCCCGAAGGGCTGGCTCGGCAAGGCCGGCGCCGGCTTCAACCGCTGGTTCGAGGGGGTCACCCACAGCTACGTGAGCATCAACCGCCGGCTCATCCGCAAGCTCGCCATCCCGCTCGTGCTCCTGGCCGGCGTGGCCGGGCTCGCGGCGGCGGTGGGCGGGAAGCTCCCCTCGGGCTTCCTCCCCACCGAGGACAACGGCTACGCGGTCACGGTGGTGCAGCTCCCCGACGCCGCCTCGCTGCAGCGGACGCAGGAGGTCTTCCGGCAGGTGGAGGACGTGCTCGCGAAGACCCCGGGGGTGCGCTTCTTCAACACCATCTCCGGCTACAGCTCGCTCTCCGGCGCGAGCGCGAGCTACCTCGGCACCGCCTTCATCATGTTCCAGCCCTGGGACCAGCGCGCCTCGAAGGACATGGAGGCGGGCGAGATCGTGAAGCGGCTCAACGGGGCGTTCTCGAAGATCCAGGGGGCGCGCGTCTTCGCCATCACCCCGCCCGCCATCCCCGGCATCAGCGCCGCCGGCGGCTTCAGCATGATGCTGCAGGACCGGAGCGGCGGGCCGGTGGAGTTCCTCGCCGAGAACGTCCAGAAGTTCCTGGCCGAGGCCCGCAAGCGCCCCGAGCTCCAGAACGTGGTGCCCAACTTCTCCCCCGCGGTGCCGCAGGTGTTCGCCGAGGTGGACAAGGAGAAGGCCATGAAGCAGGGCGTCGCCATCGGCGACGTCTACGCCGCGCTCCAGTCGTTCCTGGGCGGCAGCTACGTGAACGACTTCACCCGCTTCGGCCGGCAGTGGAAGGTGTACGTGCAGGCCGAGCCGGAGTTCCGCCGCAGCCCCGACGACCTCAAGTCGTTCTACGTGAAGGCCGGCAACGGCCAGATGGTGCCGCTCTCGTCGTTCGTGACGGTGCGCAACGCCGCCGGCCCCGAGTACACGGTGCGGTTCAACCTGTACCGCGCCGCCGAGATCATCGGCGCCCCGGCGCCGGGCTACAGCTCGGGGCAGGCGCTGGCCGCGCTCGAGGACGTGGCCGGGAAGACGCTCTCGCCCGGCATGGGCTACGCCTGGAACTCGCTCTCCTACCAGGAGAAGACGGCGCAGGGCGGCACCGCCAAGGTGCTCGGCCTCTCGCTGGTCTTCGTGTTCCTCATCCTGGCGGCGCTCTACGAGAGCTGGTCGCTCCCCTTCAGCGTGCTCCTCAGCACCCCGATCGCGGTGCTCGGCGCCTACCTCGGCATCCTCTCGCGCAGGTTCGACAACAACGTCTACGCGCAGATCGGCCTGGTGATGCTGGTCGGGCTCACCGCCAAGAACGCCATCCTCATCGTGGAGTTCGCCAAGGCGGAGCTCGAGAAGGGCCGGCCGCTCGTCCAGGCGGCGCTCGAGGGGGCGCGGCTCCGGCTCCGGCCGATCCTCATGACCTCCTTCGCCTTCATCTTCGGCTGCATCCCGCTCTGGATCGCCGAGGGGGCCGGCGCCGCCGCCCGGCAGGTGATGGGCACGGTGGTGGTCGCGGGGATGCTCGCCGCCACCCTCTTCGGCGTCTTCTTCATCCCGTCGCTGTTCGTCTTCGTGGAGCGGCTGGCGGGGAAGGGTCGCCACGCGCCGCCCGCGGCCGGCAACGAGCCGCCGGCGCTCGAGGAGCGGACCGAGAAGGCGGCGTCGTGA
- a CDS encoding glycosyltransferase 87 family protein: MRPSVPSRLAPYALAALLLAAGWANLARGAAHPGVPYRPWAFAHQSYSDLLAMGGDRYFNGGRPLPYLEDRIEYPVLLGLALWLPSFAPGGPLGYFTAGYLALAACGLLAVWLLRRLPGSDPWWLAATPALVVYAGLNWDLLPIALTVGALVALSRGRSGLAGALCALGVAAKLYPVALVPGAAALLWRRPRDLARFGGALGAVLLAVNLPVALAAPESWSWFFRFNGQRGAENSIWEALPFALSPAALNRITAVPLLLAAAAAALAAWRAGSRGDASGAAALRLGTGLVLVTWITVNKVWSPQYALYALLAGALAAAPRWMMGALSAMALLDYWTAFAYRARGMDPAFRDLAVHPGEWLRTALHLAFALWLARALWRAARAPAPELS; encoded by the coding sequence ATGCGGCCGTCCGTCCCGTCCAGGCTCGCCCCCTACGCGCTGGCCGCGCTGCTCCTCGCCGCCGGCTGGGCGAACCTCGCCCGCGGCGCGGCCCACCCCGGCGTGCCCTACCGCCCCTGGGCCTTCGCGCACCAGAGCTACTCCGACCTCCTCGCCATGGGCGGCGACCGCTACTTCAACGGCGGCCGGCCGCTGCCCTACCTCGAGGACCGGATCGAGTACCCGGTGCTGCTGGGGCTCGCCCTCTGGCTCCCCTCCTTCGCGCCCGGCGGCCCGCTCGGCTACTTCACGGCCGGCTACCTTGCGCTCGCCGCCTGCGGGCTCCTCGCCGTCTGGCTGCTGCGGCGGCTCCCGGGGTCCGACCCCTGGTGGCTCGCCGCCACCCCCGCCCTCGTGGTCTACGCCGGGCTGAACTGGGACCTGCTCCCCATCGCCCTCACCGTCGGGGCGCTGGTGGCGCTCTCGCGCGGGCGGAGCGGGCTCGCCGGCGCGCTCTGCGCCCTCGGCGTCGCGGCCAAGCTCTACCCGGTGGCGCTCGTGCCCGGGGCGGCCGCGCTCCTCTGGCGACGGCCGCGCGACCTCGCCCGCTTCGGCGGCGCGCTCGGCGCGGTGCTCCTCGCCGTAAACCTGCCGGTGGCGCTCGCGGCCCCGGAGAGCTGGAGCTGGTTCTTCCGCTTCAACGGGCAGCGCGGGGCGGAGAACTCGATCTGGGAGGCCCTGCCGTTCGCGCTCTCGCCGGCGGCGCTCAACCGGATCACGGCCGTCCCGCTGCTCCTCGCCGCCGCGGCCGCGGCGCTCGCCGCCTGGCGCGCGGGGTCGCGCGGCGACGCGAGCGGGGCCGCGGCCCTCCGCCTCGGCACCGGCCTCGTCCTCGTCACCTGGATCACCGTGAACAAGGTCTGGAGCCCGCAGTACGCGCTCTACGCGCTGCTCGCCGGGGCCCTCGCCGCGGCGCCGCGCTGGATGATGGGCGCGCTCTCGGCGATGGCCCTCCTCGACTACTGGACCGCCTTCGCGTACCGCGCCCGGGGCATGGACCCCGCCTTCCGCGACCTCGCCGTCCACCCGGGCGAGTGGCTCCGCACCGCCCTCCACCTCGCCTTCGCCCTCTGGCTCGCCCGCGCGCTCTGGCGCGCCGCGCGCGCGCCCGCCCCGGAGCTCTCATGA
- a CDS encoding lmo0937 family membrane protein has protein sequence MLWLLAALALAIWIVGLAFKVTTGIIHIALVAAVILFIAGFFRGRRSASTV, from the coding sequence ATGCTCTGGCTACTCGCGGCGTTGGCGCTCGCCATCTGGATCGTCGGGCTCGCCTTCAAGGTCACGACCGGCATCATCCACATCGCGCTGGTCGCGGCGGTGATCCTGTTCATCGCCGGCTTCTTCCGCGGCCGGAGGTCGGCCAGCACGGTCTGA